The Acipenser ruthenus chromosome 25, fAciRut3.2 maternal haplotype, whole genome shotgun sequence genome has a window encoding:
- the LOC117414204 gene encoding caM kinase-like vesicle-associated protein, with translation MPFGCLTLGEKKDYNNPSEVTEKYDLGQIVKTEEFCEIFRAKDKATLKMSTCKKFLKKDGRKVRKAAKNEIVILKMVKHPNILQLVDVFETRKEYFIFLELATGREVFDWILDQGYYSERDTSNVIRQVMEAVAYLHSLHIVHRNLKLENLVYYNRLKNSKIVISDFHLAKLTNGLIKDPCGTPEYLAPEVVARQRYGRPVDCWAIGVIMYILLSGNPPFYDETDDEDYENHDKNLFRKILAGDYEFDSPYWDDISDSAKGLVNRLMEVDQDQRLTTQEAINHEWISGNAASDKNIKDGVCAQIEKNFAKAKWKKAVRVTTIMKRLRAPEQSASAATAPAAPAAPATPAAPADPEAPAASADPAAPASNDTPTATESESSPGSSEAPTPSEPPSAEPENKPASLEEDSPAQPDSSAQVGVMEEEEAASSRCNGETAAPLEPAVEACDEQNG, from the exons ATGCCGTTTGGCTGTCTAACGCTGGGGGAGAAGAAGGATTATAACAATCCTTCTGAGGTGACCGAAAAGTATGACTTGGGACAGATTGTTAAAAC GGAGGAGTTTTGCGAAATCTTCCGGGCCAAAGACAAAGCGACCTTGAAAATGAGCACCTGCAAGAAGTTCCTgaagaaggatgggaggaaaGTCAGAAAAGCTGCCAAAAATGAGATTGTCATCCTGAAGAT GGTGAAGCATCCCAACATACTTCAGCTGGTGGACGTCTTTGAAACCAGAAAAGAGTATTTCATATTTCTCGAACT TGCCACAGGCCGGGAGGTGTTTGACTGGATCCTGGACCAGGGTTACTATTCAGAGCGAGACACCAGCAACGTCATTCGGCAGGTGATGGAGGCTGTGGCATACCTTCACTCCCTGCACATCGTCCACAGGAACCTGAAG CTGGAGAACTTGGTCTACTACAATCGTCTAAAGAACTCAAAAATCGTCATCAGTGATTTCCATCTGGCCAAGCTGACAAATGGGCTCATCAAGGACCCCTGTGGCACCCCGGAGTACCTGG CTCCAGAAGTGGTTGCCAGGCAGAGATATGGAAGGCCAGTTGACTGCTGGGCTATTGGAGTCATTATGTACATACT GCTATCAGGTAATCCACCATTCTACGATGAAACTGACGATGAAGATTACGAGAATCACGACAAGAACTTGTTTCGTAAAATCCTGGCGGGCGACTATGAGTTTGATTCCCCATACTGGGATGATATTTCTGATtcag CCAAGGGGCTGGTGAACCGGTTGATGGAGGTGGACCAAGACCAAAGACTGACAACACAGGAAGCCATCAATCATGAGTG GATTTCAGGGAATGCTGCATCAGACAAAAACATAAAAGACGGTGTCTGCGCACAGATTGAAAAGAACTTCGCCAAAGCAAAGTGGAAG AAAGCGGTGCGGGTGACCACAATCATGAAGCGGCTGCGGGCCCCTGAACAGAGTGCGTCAGCAGCCACTGCTCCAGCAGCTCCAGCAGCTCCAGCTACCCCAGCTGCCCCGGCAGACCCAGAGGCACCAGCGGCATCAGCAGACCCTGCTGCACCAGCCTCCAACGATACCCCCACGGCCACAGAGTCAGAGAGCAGCCCGGGCAGCAGTGAAGCCCCAACACCATCAGAGCCCCCGAGCGCAGAGCCAGAGAACAAACCAGCCAGCCTAGAGGAGGACAGCCCCGCCCAGCCTGACAGCTCCGCCCAAGTGGGTGTGATGGAAGAGGAAGAGGCAGCGTCTTCGCGATGTAATGGGGAAACAGCCGCCCCCCTTGAGCCTGCTGTGGAAGCCTGTGACGAGCAGAATGGCTAA
- the LOC117413871 gene encoding E3 ubiquitin-protein ligase TRAIP-like isoform X1: MPIRAYCTICSDYFDNSKDVAAIHCGHTFHYECLLQWFQTAPSKTCPQCRKQVSPRHIISKLFFDQVLEEGAPTLDPESLQNELDRIRVLLSTKESEWRESQKIIDSLRETVNQRNTTLESLKRSLEEKEMLCSALRKQMKYLENQQNETKSAKEETRRLRTKMKTFESLDLLLQGQRGEVEAMIRDMGVGQSAVEQLSIYCVSLKKEYENLKTNHRTSNEMTEKLKRELFSSNSKLDKAVLELNRTKDDLKAAQQELVNADKQITSLKKKVEFLQKTLSTPSRTNEAISRLVFESPAPVQLKQPCLRQPMNSEDIDLNMTFDISTPEDLNKKPVAAPSKKIRLEATQSASSQPAKYSIENKSAKGKEAEEDIVLAPFLSNSLLFRKNTFGSLLDPQRGKGGAIRTGFDGLGGRTKFIQPSPLADISPPVRKVKRKKVTRPLNGMLSTNLQKLDGFLQL, from the exons ATGCCGATTCGTGCATACTGCACCATCTGCTCAGATTATTTCGATAACTCGAAAGATGTGGCTGCTATACACTGCGGGCACACCTTTCATTATGAATG TCTTCTTCAGTGGTTCCAGACAGCTCCCTCCAAAACCTGTCCACAGTGCAGGAAACAG GTCAGCCCTAGACACATCATAAGCAAGCTGTTCTTTGATCAAGTATTGGAAGAGGGGGCCCCCACTCTGGACCCAGAGAGCCTACAG AATGAATTGGACAGGATCCGGGTGCTGCTCAGCACAAAAG AGTCAGAGTGGAGGGAAAGCCAGAAGATTATTGACTCCCTGCGAGAGACTGTTAATCAGCGCAACACCACCTTGGAGTCCCTGAAAAGGAGTCTAGAGGAGAAGGAAATGTTGTGCTCCGCCCTTAGG AAACAGATGAAGTACCTGGAGAACCAGCAGAATGAGACCAAGTCTGCAAAAGAGGAAACACGACGCCTGAGGAccaagatgaagacatttgagAG TCTTGACCTACTTCTCCAGGGCCAGCGTGGGGAGGTGGAGGCCATGATCCGGGATATGGGAGTGGGCCAGAGTGCTGTCGAGCAGCTCTCCATCTACTGCGTCTCTCTCAAGAA AGAATACGAAAACCTGAAAACGAACCACAGAACCTCAAATGAGATGACTGAAAAACTCAAGAGAGAACTGTTTTCATCAAACAGCAAG TTAGATAAGGCTGTATTGGAGCTGAATCGAACAAAAGACGACTTGAAAGCAGCCCAGCAGGAACTGGTGAATGCTGACAAACAAATCACG AGTTTGAAGAAGAAAGTGGAGTTCCTGCAGAAGACTCTGAGCACACCGTCTCGTACCAATGAAGCCATCAGCCGGCTGGTCTTTGAGAG TCCAGCACCCGTCCAGTTGAAACAGCCCTGCCTGCGACAACCAATGAACAGCGAGGACATTGATCTTAACATGACCTTCGACATCTCCACCCCAGAGGACCTAAACAAGAAACCTGTCGCCGCCCCCTCCAAAAAGATCAGACTGGAGGCCACGCA ATCTGCCTCAAGCCAGCCTGCTAAGTACTCCATAGAAaacaag AGCGCCAAAGGCAAAGAAGCAGAGGAGGATATTGTTCTTGCTCCCTTCTTAAGCAACTCTCTGCTCTTCAGAAAGAACACTTTTGGAAGTCTGCTTGATCCACAGAGAGGCAAAGGGGGCGCT ATAAGAACTGGTTTTGATGGACTTGGAGGAAGAACGAAGTTCATACAACCT TCTCCTCTCGCAGATATCTCTCCACCAGTACGGAAGGTTAAGCGTAAGAAAGTAACAAGGCCACTAAATGGGATGCTTTCCACCAACCTGCAAAAACTAGATGGCTTTCTGCAGCTCTGA
- the LOC117413871 gene encoding E3 ubiquitin-protein ligase TRAIP-like isoform X2, with translation MPIRAYCTICSDYFDNSKDVAAIHCGHTFHYECLLQWFQTAPSKTCPQCRKQVSPRHIISKLFFDQVLEEGAPTLDPESLQNELDRIRVLLSTKESEWRESQKIIDSLRETVNQRNTTLESLKRSLEEKEMLCSALRKQMKYLENQQNETKSAKEETRRLRTKMKTFESLDLLLQGQRGEVEAMIRDMGVGQSAVEQLSIYCVSLKKEYENLKTNHRTSNEMTEKLKRELFSSNSKLDKAVLELNRTKDDLKAAQQELVNADKQITSLKKKVEFLQKTLSTPSRTNEAISRLVFERSASSQPAKYSIENKSAKGKEAEEDIVLAPFLSNSLLFRKNTFGSLLDPQRGKGGAIRTGFDGLGGRTKFIQPSPLADISPPVRKVKRKKVTRPLNGMLSTNLQKLDGFLQL, from the exons ATGCCGATTCGTGCATACTGCACCATCTGCTCAGATTATTTCGATAACTCGAAAGATGTGGCTGCTATACACTGCGGGCACACCTTTCATTATGAATG TCTTCTTCAGTGGTTCCAGACAGCTCCCTCCAAAACCTGTCCACAGTGCAGGAAACAG GTCAGCCCTAGACACATCATAAGCAAGCTGTTCTTTGATCAAGTATTGGAAGAGGGGGCCCCCACTCTGGACCCAGAGAGCCTACAG AATGAATTGGACAGGATCCGGGTGCTGCTCAGCACAAAAG AGTCAGAGTGGAGGGAAAGCCAGAAGATTATTGACTCCCTGCGAGAGACTGTTAATCAGCGCAACACCACCTTGGAGTCCCTGAAAAGGAGTCTAGAGGAGAAGGAAATGTTGTGCTCCGCCCTTAGG AAACAGATGAAGTACCTGGAGAACCAGCAGAATGAGACCAAGTCTGCAAAAGAGGAAACACGACGCCTGAGGAccaagatgaagacatttgagAG TCTTGACCTACTTCTCCAGGGCCAGCGTGGGGAGGTGGAGGCCATGATCCGGGATATGGGAGTGGGCCAGAGTGCTGTCGAGCAGCTCTCCATCTACTGCGTCTCTCTCAAGAA AGAATACGAAAACCTGAAAACGAACCACAGAACCTCAAATGAGATGACTGAAAAACTCAAGAGAGAACTGTTTTCATCAAACAGCAAG TTAGATAAGGCTGTATTGGAGCTGAATCGAACAAAAGACGACTTGAAAGCAGCCCAGCAGGAACTGGTGAATGCTGACAAACAAATCACG AGTTTGAAGAAGAAAGTGGAGTTCCTGCAGAAGACTCTGAGCACACCGTCTCGTACCAATGAAGCCATCAGCCGGCTGGTCTTTGAGAG ATCTGCCTCAAGCCAGCCTGCTAAGTACTCCATAGAAaacaag AGCGCCAAAGGCAAAGAAGCAGAGGAGGATATTGTTCTTGCTCCCTTCTTAAGCAACTCTCTGCTCTTCAGAAAGAACACTTTTGGAAGTCTGCTTGATCCACAGAGAGGCAAAGGGGGCGCT ATAAGAACTGGTTTTGATGGACTTGGAGGAAGAACGAAGTTCATACAACCT TCTCCTCTCGCAGATATCTCTCCACCAGTACGGAAGGTTAAGCGTAAGAAAGTAACAAGGCCACTAAATGGGATGCTTTCCACCAACCTGCAAAAACTAGATGGCTTTCTGCAGCTCTGA